In Corynebacterium nuruki S6-4, the following proteins share a genomic window:
- a CDS encoding ABC transporter permease, which translates to MRGRRTVRTVRTVLPPLVTVVLVLLVWVFLTTGGRVEDYVLPSPGSVVTALTDTWSDRLAPATWVTLSETLLGMAAGLAAALGITILAGYLPVVGIALAPLLVASQSVPVVVIGPIFTIALGYGITPKVLVVALMFFFPVAMNLLSGIRDADPHLIDTMRSLHATRHSLFWRVRFPAALPAGFAGLRVSVTFAPVAAVFSEYTGSTDGIGYLLLQAIPRLQTDFVFALVVVLTALAAVLLLATTALERLCCPWNVTRQHRKES; encoded by the coding sequence ATGAGAGGCCGCCGTACCGTCCGTACCGTCCGTACCGTTCTTCCCCCGCTGGTCACCGTCGTCCTTGTCCTGCTGGTCTGGGTGTTCCTCACCACCGGCGGCCGGGTCGAGGACTACGTCCTGCCCTCCCCCGGCTCCGTCGTCACCGCACTCACCGACACCTGGTCCGACCGGCTGGCCCCGGCGACGTGGGTGACCCTGTCCGAGACGCTGCTGGGCATGGCCGCCGGACTGGCCGCCGCCCTGGGGATCACGATCCTCGCCGGCTACCTCCCGGTGGTCGGCATCGCCCTCGCGCCACTGCTCGTGGCGTCCCAGTCGGTCCCGGTGGTGGTCATCGGACCGATCTTCACCATCGCCCTCGGCTACGGCATCACCCCGAAAGTGCTGGTGGTGGCGCTGATGTTCTTCTTCCCGGTGGCGATGAACCTGCTGTCGGGGATCCGGGACGCCGACCCGCACCTCATCGACACGATGCGCAGCCTGCACGCCACCCGCCACTCCCTGTTCTGGCGGGTGCGGTTCCCCGCAGCCCTGCCCGCCGGATTCGCCGGCCTGCGGGTCTCGGTGACCTTCGCCCCCGTGGCGGCGGTGTTCTCCGAGTACACCGGCTCCACCGACGGGATCGGGTACCTGCTGCTGCAGGCGATCCCCCGGCTGCAGACCGATTTCGTCTTCGCCCTCGTCGTCGTCCTCACCGCCCTGGCCGCGGTCCTCCTGCTGGCCACCACCGCCCTCGAACGTCTCTGCTGCCCGTGGAATGTCACCCGGCAGCACCGGAAGGAATCATGA
- a CDS encoding FUSC family protein translates to MVDMSDKASTTGEKGWFRQRARASDGVRAATDSLKRIAPRRGIRRVRTMCIYALEAALAAGLAYWVATDIIGHQNAFFAPIAAEISIGINGGKRLRRGLEIVIGAAVGIAIGDLVIAQIGGGPWQIGVVVFVAILLATFVDRGPLVPPQAASSAVLVATLLPPGDHGALDRMVDALVGGLIGLLILAVVPRSPLREVRREMSGLISKAALVLDDVADGIEDRDAAVIGDALQTARGTQANVNAMIKAMDSGDEMISVSPIYWSARRYAKSMDRILVPVDNVMRNTRVLARRAEIMVDDRVEPHPEMAKTIREVSDTLGHLGALFEQGGTRGTRQELVEIPEITRRLQIIGGRTGLWIAEGSGLSGNAVLAQCRSIIVDALQVCGMSRESALASLVPTVAHPWQPPDQWNGADDGDSDGPQGPEND, encoded by the coding sequence ATGGTGGACATGTCAGACAAGGCCAGTACCACCGGGGAGAAGGGCTGGTTCCGGCAACGCGCCCGCGCGAGTGACGGCGTCCGCGCCGCCACGGACTCACTGAAACGCATCGCGCCACGTCGTGGCATCCGGCGGGTCCGGACGATGTGCATCTACGCCCTCGAGGCGGCACTCGCCGCCGGCCTGGCCTACTGGGTCGCCACCGACATCATCGGCCACCAGAACGCCTTCTTCGCCCCGATCGCCGCAGAGATCAGCATCGGCATCAACGGCGGCAAACGCCTGCGCCGTGGCCTGGAGATCGTCATCGGCGCCGCCGTCGGCATCGCGATCGGCGATCTCGTCATCGCCCAGATCGGCGGCGGACCGTGGCAGATCGGTGTGGTCGTGTTCGTGGCGATCCTGCTGGCCACCTTCGTCGATCGGGGACCACTGGTCCCGCCGCAGGCCGCGAGCTCGGCGGTGCTCGTCGCCACCCTCCTCCCACCGGGTGACCACGGTGCCCTCGACCGGATGGTGGACGCACTCGTCGGCGGTCTCATCGGCCTGCTCATCCTCGCCGTGGTGCCGCGCAGTCCGCTGCGTGAGGTGCGCCGGGAGATGTCGGGCCTGATCTCGAAGGCCGCCCTGGTCCTCGATGACGTCGCCGACGGGATCGAGGACCGGGACGCCGCCGTCATCGGGGACGCCCTGCAGACCGCCCGCGGTACCCAGGCGAACGTGAACGCGATGATCAAGGCGATGGACAGCGGCGACGAGATGATCAGTGTCTCGCCGATCTACTGGTCGGCGCGCCGCTACGCGAAATCGATGGACCGGATACTCGTGCCGGTCGACAATGTCATGCGCAACACCCGGGTCCTGGCCCGCCGGGCGGAGATCATGGTCGACGACCGGGTCGAGCCCCATCCGGAGATGGCGAAGACGATCCGGGAAGTGTCGGACACGCTCGGTCACCTCGGTGCCCTGTTCGAGCAGGGCGGCACCCGGGGTACCCGCCAGGAGCTCGTCGAGATCCCGGAGATCACCCGTCGACTCCAGATCATCGGCGGGCGCACCGGCCTGTGGATCGCCGAGGGGTCCGGCCTGTCCGGTAACGCGGTACTGGCCCAGTGCCGGTCGATCATCGTGGACGCCCTGCAGGTGTGCGGGATGTCGCGCGAGTCGGCCCTGGCGTCCCTGGTGCCGACGGTGGCGCACCCCTGGCAGCCGCCGGACCAGTGGAACGGTGCCGATGACGGGGACTCCGACGGTCCGCAGGGCCCGGAGAACGACTGA
- a CDS encoding ABC transporter ATP-binding protein — protein MPIPPVPAVEVDHVDLAYPHKHADGTVLRDVSLSVPAREHTAVIGRSGCGKSTLLHLIAGLLTPGTRTTGTVHVLGDAGSDARLSHCALMPQSDSLLPWFTLQDNVAVPLRNRGVPRHKARTRAGAMLARCGLAGQERTRPDQLSGGMRQRAALARALLADKPVLLADEPLGALDAITRGEIQDWLAGLLADSSATMVMVTHDVDEALLLAEKVILLADGRVAGTWPGWFSRRGGSAGGVRTRAEILADPAFAADRAEILGRLAAVAA, from the coding sequence ATGCCGATACCGCCCGTCCCGGCGGTGGAGGTCGACCACGTCGACCTCGCCTATCCACACAAGCACGCCGACGGCACCGTCCTACGGGACGTCAGCCTGTCCGTACCCGCCAGAGAGCACACCGCCGTCATCGGCCGCTCCGGCTGCGGGAAATCCACCCTGCTGCACCTCATCGCCGGCCTCCTGACCCCCGGGACGCGCACGACCGGCACCGTCCACGTCCTCGGGGACGCCGGCAGCGACGCCCGACTCTCCCACTGCGCCCTCATGCCGCAGAGCGACAGCCTCCTGCCGTGGTTCACCCTGCAGGACAATGTCGCCGTCCCGCTGCGCAACCGGGGCGTGCCCCGCCACAAGGCCCGCACCCGGGCCGGCGCCATGCTGGCACGCTGCGGCCTGGCAGGACAGGAACGTACCCGCCCCGACCAGCTCAGCGGCGGGATGCGGCAGCGCGCCGCCCTGGCCCGCGCACTGCTCGCCGACAAGCCGGTCCTGCTCGCCGATGAACCGCTCGGCGCGCTGGACGCGATCACCCGCGGCGAGATCCAGGACTGGCTCGCCGGGCTCCTCGCGGACAGTTCCGCCACGATGGTCATGGTCACCCACGACGTCGACGAGGCACTGCTGCTGGCGGAGAAGGTCATCCTGCTGGCGGACGGCCGTGTCGCCGGCACATGGCCCGGATGGTTCAGTCGTCGCGGCGGGAGTGCGGGCGGCGTCCGGACGCGGGCGGAGATCCTCGCCGACCCCGCCTTCGCCGCCGACCGTGCGGAGATCCTCGGGCGACTCGCGGCGGTGGCCGCATGA
- a CDS encoding ABC transporter substrate-binding protein, with product MKHRILAVVALLTAAATTVSLTACSSDDSGDSTRLSVLLDWNPNPDHLAMYTAEHTGAYDDHGVDPEFILPGNTADAAKEVALGHADLAVSYETDTVIAASQGLDVISVGALIPTPLNALIARKSAGIHAPADLAGKKVAISGLPSQEPSLRYAARKAGIDPDSVRMPNVQQNLNQALLSDQVDAIYGAYPNIEGVELAEQTDITTLTATQLGIPDAAELVLLANPTRLTEDAAYAGRVRDFLAGTADGQAAALADSAAAVDALTPETKGSYDPEILRKMVDATLAILRKGGGTFGVQNPAAWSRYAGWMRDNGLLDAAGGDGSGDRADVDGATVTTNDYLPTA from the coding sequence ATGAAGCACCGCATCCTCGCGGTCGTCGCGCTACTCACCGCCGCCGCGACCACCGTCTCCCTCACCGCCTGCTCCTCCGACGACAGCGGCGACAGCACCCGGCTGAGTGTGCTGCTGGACTGGAACCCGAACCCCGACCACCTGGCGATGTACACCGCCGAACACACCGGCGCCTACGACGACCACGGTGTGGACCCGGAGTTCATCCTCCCGGGCAACACCGCGGACGCCGCCAAGGAGGTCGCGCTCGGCCACGCCGACCTGGCGGTCAGTTACGAAACCGACACGGTCATCGCGGCGTCCCAGGGTCTCGACGTCATCAGCGTCGGTGCGCTGATCCCCACCCCGCTGAACGCCCTGATCGCCAGGAAGTCCGCCGGCATCCACGCCCCGGCGGACCTGGCGGGCAAGAAGGTCGCGATCTCCGGGCTGCCCTCGCAGGAACCGTCGCTGCGCTACGCCGCACGGAAGGCGGGCATCGACCCGGACAGTGTGCGGATGCCGAATGTGCAGCAGAACCTCAACCAGGCGCTGCTGAGCGACCAGGTGGACGCCATCTACGGCGCCTACCCCAACATCGAGGGCGTGGAGCTGGCGGAGCAGACCGACATCACGACACTCACCGCCACCCAGCTCGGCATCCCCGACGCCGCGGAACTCGTCCTCCTCGCCAACCCCACCCGGCTGACGGAGGACGCCGCCTATGCCGGGCGGGTCCGCGACTTCCTCGCCGGGACCGCCGACGGGCAGGCTGCCGCACTCGCCGACAGTGCGGCAGCGGTGGACGCCCTCACCCCGGAGACGAAGGGATCCTACGATCCGGAGATCCTGCGGAAGATGGTGGACGCCACCCTCGCGATCCTGCGGAAGGGCGGCGGCACCTTCGGTGTCCAGAACCCGGCGGCCTGGTCGCGCTACGCCGGGTGGATGCGGGACAACGGGCTGCTGGACGCCGCCGGCGGGGACGGCAGCGGAGACAGGGCCGACGTCGACGGGGCGACCGTGACGACGAACGACTACCTGCCTACTGCCTGA
- a CDS encoding endonuclease/exonuclease/phosphatase family protein, which translates to MTRPTRPTFPTRSGRVLRWGAVVLSAFCLVWATAPLWGRFTAALPDALAWSVPVAQASWPVGATLTVVAVTGAGVRAGRTVPVVVLGAGVLVTAGLAPAALDHAGRSAGLPDSTRDRAPGTFRVLSVNTWYHQADRTALADIARDLRPDAVMLLETSTAEAAAVAEVTGLRSVLPVSTRSRGGGTALLLPPDEISGAPFPAYDAHLTRHQMPVAGVRSGATLTAVHTNAPFNRELVAGWTREFDDLRDRVAGRAATTPLLIAGDLNASGAHPEFRRLTDGLSDCTGATSGMLAAPTWPAAGVASWPVARLDHILVRGGDCLAGGTVDVPGSDHRGVWADVRWARGAGH; encoded by the coding sequence GTGACCCGGCCGACCCGGCCGACCTTTCCGACCCGGTCGGGCCGCGTCCTGCGGTGGGGCGCGGTCGTGCTGTCGGCGTTCTGCCTGGTGTGGGCGACCGCCCCGCTGTGGGGCCGGTTCACCGCCGCCCTGCCGGACGCCCTCGCGTGGTCCGTCCCCGTCGCCCAGGCGTCCTGGCCGGTGGGCGCCACGCTGACGGTCGTCGCTGTGACGGGGGCGGGGGTGCGCGCGGGTCGCACCGTCCCGGTCGTCGTGCTCGGTGCGGGGGTTCTCGTCACGGCGGGGCTCGCGCCGGCGGCACTGGACCATGCGGGGCGCTCCGCCGGGCTCCCCGACAGCACCCGTGACAGGGCCCCCGGCACGTTCCGGGTGCTGTCGGTCAACACCTGGTACCACCAGGCGGACCGTACCGCACTCGCCGACATCGCCCGCGACCTGCGACCGGACGCCGTGATGCTGCTCGAGACCTCCACCGCCGAGGCCGCGGCCGTGGCGGAGGTGACCGGACTGCGCAGCGTGCTGCCGGTCTCCACCAGATCACGCGGTGGCGGGACTGCGCTCCTCCTGCCGCCGGACGAGATCTCCGGTGCACCGTTCCCCGCCTACGACGCTCACCTCACCCGACACCAGATGCCCGTCGCCGGGGTGCGCTCCGGCGCGACACTGACCGCAGTGCACACCAACGCCCCGTTCAACCGGGAGCTCGTGGCCGGCTGGACCCGGGAGTTCGACGACCTGCGGGACCGGGTCGCGGGCCGGGCGGCCACCACACCCCTGCTCATAGCCGGTGACCTCAATGCCTCGGGTGCGCATCCCGAGTTCCGGCGGCTCACCGACGGTCTGTCGGACTGTACGGGTGCGACCTCGGGGATGCTCGCCGCGCCGACCTGGCCGGCCGCGGGGGTGGCGTCCTGGCCGGTGGCGCGACTGGACCACATCCTGGTGCGCGGTGGCGACTGCCTGGCCGGCGGCACCGTCGACGTGCCCGGGTCCGATCACCGGGGCGTGTGGGCCGACGTGCGGTGGGCCCGGGGTGCGGGCCACTGA